DNA sequence from the Malus domestica chromosome 06, GDT2T_hap1 genome:
ttttccatgctcTAAGTAATCGATCAGCGGTTGTCTCCACtcttcaacatcgactggaagtattgagatgacatttgtatcatccagTAGCATTTCGATGACGAGGGGGATCACCCAActttggcagactggcacgtctgcaacttcgtcttctcctaatgtcatgcttgaagctaggttggcaagaacgtctgccatttgattttcttttcttggcacatatTCTAGTGTCACGGTCTCAAACTCTTGTAGCAGTTGAGTTGCCAGCCAGAAGTATGGGATGAGATCATCTTtcttcacctcatattcagttaagagttgattgattataaGCTTGGAGTCTCCAAATACCTCAAGGGCTGTGATTcccatgttgatcgccatttggagtccgatgattagtgcttggtactcagcgatgttgttggagcataattcacTTAGTTGACAGGAATAAGGTAATATCTACCTTtatggcgacatgaatactactcatgCCCGTGCTCCatctgctcgtgcagatccgtcaaagaacatcgtccatgtcgggaagatgtcgatgtagaacacttcctcgtcaggcaagtcatctgagattttccaatcagctgGGATTGGGTAATCGACAAGaaagtctgctagcgcttgtccctttacggctttagctgggacgtagatgatctcatatTGGTTAAGCAGCAGCGCCCATTTAGCAAGTCGTCCTGTCAAGACTagtttggacatgacgtatttgaccgggtcagctttagcaaccaagtggatggtgtaagcatgcatgtaatgcctgagtttctggatggcaaacactaaggcaaggcacatcttttctattggggagtagttcaactcagcgccggtgagggttcggctgaggtagtagagcgctccttctttctgggattcattctcttacgccaagagtgctccaactgaactttcctgagcggcgatgtacaatatgagtggtttcccgggCACAAGCGCCCCCAAGATAGGTGGACTtgacaaatacttttttatgctttcaaaagcattgtggcatgcttcgtCCCATACAAACGGAACATCCTTCTTTATGAGTCggctgaacggttgacaacgccctgcaaggttagagatgaagcgtctgatgaaggctagccatccttgtagacttttcagctcatgcaggtttcttggctcaggcatgctttgaatggccttgattttttattggtccacttcaataccacggtgcttgacaatgaagccgaggaactttccggaggtgacgccaaacgcacattttaacgggttcattttgaggttgtattttcgtaGCCTTTCaaacactactcgcaaatccttcaagtgatctgatcttttctttgttttgaccaccacatcgtccacataacattatacgttcttgtgtagcatgtcattgaagattttctgcattgcgcgttgatatgtagccccagcattctttagaccaaagggcatcaccttgtaacagtagataccttttggagtacggaatgctgttagttcctcgtcttcgagagccatacgaatttgattgtatccagaagagcagtccatgaatgacagtgcctcgtggccagtggttgcgtccaccatgatttcgatgattggcaaggggaagtcgtcCTTCGAGCAAGCGTCGTTGAGGTCCcggaagtctacgcaaacacgtatttgtccagatttcttaaggacgatgacgatgttgaagatccacttagggtattgcacctctcgaatgaatcctacttcgattagcttgtcaatctctacctcgatttgtggaatgagctcggatcgataacgcctttgagtttgctttatcagTCGCATTCCAGGCTTGATTacaagatgatgcacagcgatgacagggtcaaggccgggcatttctttgtaagtccaagcaaagacgtctttgtactctaATAGCAGTTGGTAGTACTCCTATATCTCGTCTGCTCTTAGCAGTGCACTTACAAAGATAGGTTTTTGCTTCTCTTTTGTGCCCAAtttgagctccttgagatcgtcaaccgtggcttgccccccatcctcaagttgTGGTGGTGCAACAGTGACATCTTCTTCAGGGATCTcgtcttctttgccttcttggatcgtgatgtggaagacatcctGGACTTCCTCTTTAGTGTCGTCCTCTTCGGCTTGTTGGTATGAAGATTGTCTAgtatggatgatggtgcgccttcttactATCAGTGGTCCATTTGCATCAACCTCCAAGATTTCTtgacgcttcatccttgaaggaattgagcttcgaatatcgcctttttctgctagcctgtcgagcttttcttcctttgacgttgtttccctatttccagaaaacttcttgttgtcttcaagtttttccaaagctgactgacGAGGAAGAGAGCTAGCCttgttgctttgcttcttaggttttgacaacctttcaaaaatagaGCTTCGGGATGTTAGCctgttaagcctcttgaagacggaggttcggttttgaccaccaatgtgaTCAAGGGCTGACGTTCTGGGTCTTGAACAATTCGTCCTATCGAAGACTGGCGTTCGAGGGGCGGATTTAGGCTCATCtcgatcttgttcaatgcttaCGCTGATATGTTGAGTGCTCGCATTTTTcgttttgcttgaaatcttcacgggtgcatttggtgtgaagccaagtccagctttgttgttgttaactccgtaaccatgcttcttcaacttcttttgagtctcagtaaggtcacgttctttattgttgacggtgtttgaaacctttttcccaggattcgaagaagaagtgAAGTCGTACCCAACTTTtaacatgagtttgtaggcgtttggatcaaaaccttcttcggtcctcttggttgggagaaaacTTGGTTCCGccccctttggtagagcttttacgaagccttgtggtaatcttgcaaccttagtgttgcttagctgtgtcagaggtaaaactgcattcgtcttgagcaactttacattatccctgTGCCGCTAtgcatcggctttgcttgctTCAGTTTCgaacggggattgaccattctttcttcttgacatcgggatgtatcgaAAAACGGGTGTGTTTGAtccatttgagggcgtcctactccctttggttgttgcaggtttagcaagctcatcatcgTTCTTATTTAAAGAcggcatggcttgccactcctgctttttaggtgttccTTTGCctatggatttgatctcttttggaagagcttcaggcaccatgtcttcatccatgtagaacttggcatctgcaaaatgtgattcggcttcggtgaatggtttggtgtcgccataaATCACTttcactccttctcggtagaattttaagcattggtgaagggtggacaatactactccattcgcatggatccaaggccttcctaagagcaagccgtaggaagttcttgcatcaatcacgtggaatatcgtgcttgacttgagttcaccaatagtcatctccactcagatcatgcccatcgctctttgtcctctttgattaaaaccttggattagtagacgacttaaggacagttcatccaccttgatgccgattgtagtcattgttgactttggcatgatgtttatggctgatccaccatccacaagcatgcggttgactttgtgctcccttacgtacccagagacgaagagaggacggttgtgaggcttggatcctagcagcaagtcttcgtcggtgaaatggattgcgtcctcaatggcacagcatgtggcacattcatgtggccgaggcttcaagccttcgttcttgctttcttgcacttcgtggtcattgggactttccaagaccGCTGCTAATGCTCTTCCCATCTTCTTTGGCAATCGTAGtgcttcctcaatgctaaagtgtgttggcagaccttcttcgagtgtgagagttttttctccctcagtggtgatatctttgccttttgaaggttcttccatttctacttcaaCCATGTGGTATGCAGcaatagtgcactgttggaagaagtcattcgggaagtactcgtgcaaggagacaggaatgcgtggctcttgctccataggttccccagctgatcactcatatatttcatgcatttataccatccatttctaaagtctttgtgatgtttttgtgttaaaattgtggcattttaccttaccttgtgttaatgtacagttaattttgttttaggattaatttcaaacaaaatgggctgaaaagaaaataaaagacacTGAGCAACAGAAATAAATGGGACGGAAAGGAAAGCACGGCATGGAAGACATGGAATGGTGGaaggaataagaaaataatgaaatgaGAAAATGATGGGCTTGGTGCTTTGAATTGTCATTGCCCTTTGGCTAAAGGCAACGGACAAAGAAGAGAAAAGCAAAGGGGCACTTCagatacaacataaaaaaaagaaagcatAAAATCATGATGAATGATTAACATACAGCAGCAAATGCATGAAGGAGGACACGGAATGAGTggcaagcagaaaagaaaaataaaagaataagagGTGGGGGAGAGACCAAGAGAAACGAGTAGAATAGAAGGGAGAGCAGGGAAGTGTGCGGAAGGCAGGAAACTAAGAGAAGCAGAGAGACTGACACGGCAGAGAAGCAGAGAGACTGACAACAGAGGCGCAGAAAATAAGGAGGGAGCAACGCAGAAAGGAGGAAGGCGCGGAAGGACAGAGAGGATATAGACTCGAACAGAGAGAAGGCGCGGACAGACAGAAGCAGCAAGCtgccttctctctcggttaaatctttccaaatttatattttatttttgttttaataatgtgtaactaaatttattttggctagaggttaattcaaagccatgaatatatttgtaatatgaattgattaccttcagttgtgatttctgagttgtgatttaatttgcttaactgcttgattgatagcttatttttgtatgtcgattaagaatgcatacttaatttacatgcatgaatttgacgctagaatataagggagtttcacctaatcgttatgaacttatattcacaagtagtgaaggttgctagtcacaatcacgttaagtaaattcttggcataagtttcatgcaaatcatagtaacgagtgcctcgtcaatgcttatgtttttcatagaacttaatgattcttgcttgtatctctattatgcaattcatgtagggaacttgtagggaatgttttgggttgtcgtatgcaatcatccaacccaataacttgtggaaaaactgagggttaattagtgcaattcacggttaatttggggcgttgagatttacaatttattgaaagaacaactgaaaatcaatttaggttgcatatgtgtcatgtgtggagaagaaccctctagctagtccgtcacctatcttttcaccttaatttcatgcttttgtcaattctgtaatttatttaagtttaatttacttctcgtcaaaaccaaacccccccccaattattaaattatattatttagttagttttcattgttgttagtcttttaattcaatttccgtccatttcaattcctagtgtctaatttgattgttttcattattttgagtcattctaagtgtgtttcgagttattagagtttttagcctagttttgtgtccttgagtcttgtttaatatttttaaattaatttagaatagattagcaatccctcctaatccccggcctagaacgataccctacttacatctatactacaattgtcaaaaagagggttaatttgtgtgttaacttattttacgcatcaccagcatacgttggcttatcaacttttacgtttcttttgggcttcctactgttgcggcgacggtgctttctcacttgttctacctttggtcttgtggcttatggttttggtttccttgtttttttgtaggtcaccaatgtccatccttcttcatcattGGTATGTGCATCCTGTTCGTTTGCCCCCGGCGATGGTTGCGCAGAAGGTATCGTGCAACTTgagcattgataggaatggtcaggtgttgcttggagaggcacgggatcgaaagatccaaatgcaattgtagtagtatgtgttgcggccgtgtcttcgaggtcgagctcgattcgcccttgttgtgctagcttcatgatgagctctttgaggacGAAACACTTACCCACAAAATGGCTCACAattcgatggtacttgcagtatttAGGATCGTTTATGCGATTCATTTTTTCAGGCCGCTTGCATTCGGGTAGCtcgattaccttcttttccagcaagttgtctaacattgcatccatgtctgagtcaggaaaagggtacgccTTCTGCTCTAATTCCCTCAAGGTGCTTTTGTACCTttcttgggtgcgaggaggctcacttctctttatctcctttgctttggttttggaggagatcttgataggTGCGGAGGCGGTCTTGACGAGCGCAGTGCTGACGGTGAACGCTTCCTTAGAAGGCTTCTTCCCAGTCGTGTCTACATTTAGagagaacaccttatccttcttgaagtcggtgatcggctctttcttcccgtgatgggcaatacttagctccatgtcgtgggcacgggtggctaactctTCAAATGTCCGTGGCTGAGCTGCTGCTTAAGTCGACATCGGAAAGAGTGGAACCAGAgtacttccttgggctttccttccttggcgcccttagcgaggccaaggtgatcacaggttcgtgcctcgggtgctcttgttcctttGGCGGAGTTGATGTAGAGGTAgaagaggcggcagaaagagctcttgccttgcttcgagttatgacGCCCGAAGTGACACCGCCTGCGGTGATGATGCTCTTGTTCCTTGCATTGGCTAcgagaacaacttgagccttctttgatgccatttgtgctttttgcggattcaaagatagagatgagaggtagagataaTCCCATcgagcgtgccaaatttgtaaacacggaaattcctgcaatgaacgagacaagaacacgtgtacaaaataatatttgtattaatgatttagggattacaatctcttctacaaatttagcctctgattctatctttgtaatgggtggatttgatgttgttgatccaaagggccgtcgaggcttgatcttgggataaacagttgtgcggATTTGTTGACGTCGTTGATCCAAaagtcgtcggggcttgatctagggatgaacgaatgatgaatgatgaacactttcttcaagggccttcggggcttgatcttgaattagtggaagttcttcaagggccgttggggcttgattttgaatgaggatttgacgaagaacgaagagagctttcttgatccttcgagatttgcttgggagctttggagtttcaaagcttcaaggttttggtgtgaagTGAATTGGTTATCAATTGGTGTCCCAAAATAAATGTcttggcctcctatttatagaatttcaaaacttgatttttttttatttaaataatcagatgaaataaatcatttctgccaggtgttgacacgtgtcctgtttgatgactttttcgatttattttgatttttcgtttagtcacatgctatgagtaaaatttatgtgacacatgaacgttgaaattttaattattgatcaacatttatttcaccgaaatttcgatatCTACAAGCGCATACCGACATAACCTAAAGTAAACGATTCATTTGTGAGAGAAATTCACAGTACACATGGAGAACCGTAAATGCATAGAAGATGGTGCAGAGGCGGTGCAAATAAGTTTTCAGCCAAAAAGTAGACATGCAAACCAACAGTATCGGACAAAAAGGGTACCACAACATATATAGCAATACCATACCACTAAATGAAGTCGCGGATTGATAGTACAAAAACAACTTGAGAAGATTACGTAACAAGAGGAAGCAAGGATTGATGGCacaaaaaaaatacatgaaaacaGTGTGTGAACAACATGATAAAATCATACAATCCTTAATATTACATGGAAACCTTTCTAATGCAATATAAAGTGTCACCTTCCTTCAAGAGACCTCAACCAAAAGGCTGCTATGGCTTGAAGAGCAAGATTTTCAGCTTCATCTTGGGATAACCCAGTGGTTTGCAGATGTGTCCTTCCAATCTTGAAGGAGTGATCGCCACCATCAATGACATGCAAATCACTAGGGCATTTCATCTTCTTGAGAGTAGTTTCTAGCTTTTCCAATGGACAAAGCCCATCTTTACTAGCCTTCATAAAGCGTAATTGTAGCATACAAACCCGAAAATGTAAGAGATGCAGAACATAAGAAAGCAGCTCATATAAAATGGTAGTAACAACTTCGTAAATTGATAACGTatagaaagaaaaggaaattctCAATTTGGTCATAAAAAGTGACACAAGACAACTGAATAAAGTGAAATAAGACCTAATAACAACTTTATAAAGTGATAACATATATAATGCTAAACATTACGGTGCAGCAGCCGCATTTGTATGATCACAGacaatgaaagaaaaaagaaaactttgTCACACCTGTACAAACATTATGGGAATAGAAAGTTACAATATCGATTCATCTCGCACTGCTCCATTCATGCCCTGAAATTTAAGGCGCCCAGATCAGGCACACAAGTTCGCGTATTTTACAAAGCTGGGTAGAAGTCCATTAGGTCAAAACATCAACTTTGAAGGATCCAATGAATGCAgattttcttcttcaaaataTCAGATAATTTAATCTCATCTAGTTTCAACATCCATATGTGTTATAGAATATTTACGCCCAGTGATTTTATGCCAacaggaagaagagaaaaaaactaataaaaagagcAAACACTTGGCACGAAATAAGATGCAGGGACAACATCAGAACAGCGAACCTTTAGTGGGTATCCTAAGCAATTTATTGCTGAAGCATGAATATCTTCCTTGCAAGCTACCATGCAACTGACTCTACATACCAATGAAATCCAAATTCCAAAAAACAAGGCAGAATATGATTGTAGAAAAGGAATACCAAATACCGCATGTCCTCATTACTTCTCTATCTTATTGACATGCTCCATTAATTGAGGGATCCATGGCATGTAACAACCACACTATAttaatgaagaattatggtTCTGTTAGTACACAAGTTCCTTTACAGAGAAAACCAGTCCTAATCCAAAAAATTCATCTGTAAGCAATACATCCCTATATCATTAACTTGCTAAACTACTAAAAATGACTTCAAACTTACACTAACGAAACAGAGCAGAGCTTCATAAAttgtctacataatttctagagttaagcaCTGCTGCCAGTAGAAGATTCATCCAAAATACATATTGCTAATCCAAAATTTCAACTTCCAAAGAGGTTCTTCTCCAGCATTACTTGACTTTAACAGACACGACCTTGTAGTAATAACATTTTAGGCTAGAGCAAATAAACTTCAGCACAAAAAGAAGTATAATCTTGAACCCATAGGTTTCCCGGCCAAAATCAACGGATGACCCGGGTACTTAGCAACCGCCTTTTTGGCAACATCGCCACGAAAATCGACCAACTTTTCAGCCTTTGGAGGAGCCCTCTTTTTCCCACCAGAAATATCTGCCAAGAACACAACTTCAATATTTTACAAATACAATAGAGATAAGATGACCCAATTCCATGAATAACTCAAAGCACCATATATACCGAGAAGAACtcaaaatttagccataaaaaaaaacaaaaaaaaaacacatacacTCACACGGGTAATCGAAGATAACAACTTCTAGAGCATTTAGTGCTTTTTCCAACATCTTCTTCCACCTAAATAAAAACCCACAAAGCTAGAAGCTTCAGGTTTTACTGAACGATTTCTTTCTGATATTTCCAAAAGAAGCAAGCGAATTGAAAAAGGGACCTGATCATCCAGTCTGAAGAAGAGGGAGCACCAGCACCATGAGCAAAGACCACCACAGGGGATACTTTCTCCAGTGCGGACGAAGTGCGGACGAAGATGCACCATGAGCAAAGACCACCACGGTGATGAAGCCATTCTTAGTCGAAGAAAACCCCTTCCGAAAatgatttcaattttcaatctgAGCTCGGAACTGATTTTCGCGCCAAATGGTGAGAAGACCCAACCAGAAGAATGTGCCTCGCGCCACGTGGCACTTGCTTAGACCACCCGCCAAGCGAGTTAAGATCACATTTGGGCTGCGCTTTTTTAAGTGGGTAAATAGGGTTAGGTTTGAGGAAAGCCCAATTTGGTTTTCTGTCCATCAACCCAACTTGGTTAAATCCTAAACGTACCTTGATGGAAAGGATTAGGATCCTTGATTAGTTTTTCTTTGCTAGAATATGCTTGATAATTTCTCCACCTCATTATTTGTTAGTTTGAGGTCAATGAGGTAACCTATTGTTTTCAAATTCTAATAAGTTATAACTAAGTCGCAAATATTTGTGTCATTACTTGTACAATTGGATTATGTCTCAGCTTTTGATATTTCATAAAATGTTAACCATTTATGTGGTTTTAGCCTCTGCATTGTAGTTTTAATATCTTACAATTGGATTCTTTCTCAAATTTTAGCTTCTATTTTGAAGTCATGTGCTTTCAAATTTTGCATTGTAGTTTGCGCTTTATTTAAGTCAAAGCAGTCACATCTAATACTGGATTTAACTATGGTTATTGCgtaaaattaattttgttagtaAATTGATTTGAAATTGGGCCTTTTGGAATATGATTTGAATTTTAATAGTTTTaacttaggaaaactaatgaaaagggcttgaaaattttgagttttaatgataaggacaaaataaagggtaaagtgaatagtaccaggattgactttttagtgtaaaaatgtggtttttcgttaaagtgaacagtaccgggtgcttttcgttaaagttcccttttaacTTTTAGGCAATGTTTGTTACattaggggtttagggttttataaTAAGCTAGGTTAGGGGTGGTTGGGGGTTAGGATCACAAGAAATTAAATTTATGCAAAATATGTTCAAGTCgaaaatgagaaaagaaaataaaaatgacttATAAACcaataatcattttaaaattgtaACTGATATAATAACTAATAAATTGAAATTGTATTGCAAGATATAAACTGCAATGCAAAGTCTGaagcaaaaacaacaacaaaatgagTTGACCTATTCTGAGATAAAAATTTGATAAAGAGGCCAACTGTACAAGTATaaagtagtttgttatttttgttCGTTCGAGTACATTACAAGACTAGAAAAAACCATTATCTTGTGATCGTGCTGATATATTTACAGTGGCTAAATATGTCTGGCTAAAAGGGATCATTTGGGAATTTAGAGTTTATAGATGATGTGAGAGTGAAAACCCGTTTTAATACTTGttcacatcatcatttaacGTTGGTGACTTAACAAATgttcaatttttaaaattttaagtaaTTATTTATAATGTTTTAAGAAGTTTAGACGAATTAAATTCATCCTTACTTCTATGCTTAATATTTTGATATTGTATGTTTTGATCAAGATTCTAAAAGACGCTCACTAGGTGCTAATTGGGCAGTAGGCTAGGGCCTAGCACTTAGGTGGCTAGACGGGCGCCTAGGcagactaggcggatttaagtaaatctattatatttcgtgtaaataagtgtctgcttatactcaagatatatataacta
Encoded proteins:
- the LOC139196882 gene encoding uncharacterized protein, whose translation is MAINMGITALEVFGDSKLIINQLLTEYEVKKDDLIPYFWLATQLLQEFETVTLEYVPRKENQMADVLANLASSMTLGEDEVADVPVCQSWVIPLVIEMLLDDTNVISILPVDVEEWRQPLIDYLEHGKLPDDPRHRSEIRRRAPRFLYYKETLY